In Bacteroidota bacterium, one DNA window encodes the following:
- a CDS encoding cold-shock protein → MEKGTVKWFNGAKGYGFISREGGEDVFVHHKSIVGEGYKNLNEGDKVKFEVENGPKGLQASNVSVI, encoded by the coding sequence ATGGAAAAAGGAACAGTCAAATGGTTCAACGGAGCAAAAGGTTACGGCTTCATTTCACGTGAAGGTGGCGAAGATGTATTCGTCCATCACAAATCGATCGTCGGAGAAGGTTATAAAAACCTTAACGAAGGCGATAAAGTGAAATTCGAAGTTGAAAACGGTCCAAAAGGACTTCAAGCTTCTAACGTATCAGTCATCTAA
- a CDS encoding GIY-YIG nuclease family protein — MKTYYTYIMTNKKNGVLYTGMTNNLERRVYEHKHKLVPGFTSKYNLTQLVYYDSTCDVHEAITFEKRIKGWLRIKKIKLIESMNPDWKDLSDDWYG, encoded by the coding sequence ATGAAAACTTACTATACATACATCATGACCAATAAGAAGAACGGTGTACTGTATACCGGTATGACGAATAATCTTGAGAGACGTGTGTACGAACACAAGCATAAACTTGTTCCTGGTTTCACTAGTAAATACAACTTAACACAATTGGTTTATTATGATAGTACCTGTGATGTTCATGAAGCAATCACTTTTGAAAAGCGAATCAAGGGATGGTTAAGAATAAAGAAAATTAAGTTGATTGAATCAATGAATCCGGATTGGAAAGATCTAAGTGATGACTGGTATGGATAA